In Sparus aurata chromosome 2, fSpaAur1.1, whole genome shotgun sequence, a single genomic region encodes these proteins:
- the LOC115570645 gene encoding protein sel-1 homolog 3 — protein sequence MQIVWSLDQVTLLNPPDEPLPDHLLDVFYSCDEPATVQLDCVVSFDTGITSTLLLRQWSCVPGGPKIRTLELNLPDWLVYQADGIVPDSQWVLSCMLLASIRYSGFDDTERSVAARDVATLQPKPFSNRPVKQHQLCMAWSTHILKLTQQISKKQCPLEQETVHLLSTIYASTGENFGITKTLDPYSSKPLDYLRVKAISFPWCMFSMWIFVNRHCQRKMCGVFHHIDSHNNYVTPTMFLKNSGQLHFQMNGESEESSAFLSTFKVPLSEWCQISVTLQGRVATVSMMCVDGERRTVHSTEHMFRHTLVLDDTEGYFVIGGGKYVTGVEGYYGPVVYHRNRISPHSTSEAVIPDVIRTVNLTGWLQTCQAFHLELTVKISGYSLKAKQGTESDICFDAFHEWMVKDRLPSESQCGLWEATVPQRRLAAKLAKIVALRHGDIRVSLAAVGRALYSLSLHKLGRASRTGVVSRILPLLLQAGCLADNRALHTASVLYSTGLGVKKQPSKAWLLALLAAQRDDRLALLHLGHLHHRGVHGHPADPDLAYAYYSNIAKQTTLDRVNPTPQQTFVEAVYLNNDEELNLQTNEDHHIFQWLKHQARRGAAEAEQTIARMLFWGQQGVSPDIQMAVRHYERGAVHLGDPVSMYDYGIVLLQGHGVEKDIPKAVEFLKKAMDQGFVPAINALAWYYEQFEQDYNKAVQLWEQADLLKCPEAALNLGVVHLLGLYPGKAADQFMAYQYYLKSAERGHIRGAVQLADIWTTGIPGRVNRRPSDAVLWVKWAAEQNGYLGSILRKALDSYLKSDMFSSLLYYMMAAESGYAAAQFNVAYLCEQNTLGFLDPAFASNCMWRYYNLTIQSQNPDTYALIRMGDLFYEGHGDRQKDMFSAAEMYKQAALRNEPQGWYNLGLLAEEGFRLPLSVLAELGHSELYLANNSLLLSALYKRCRDSGDTDSYLPCSLALFNVYLQSLKKDYSAAIMFSTAAAVVAAPTIFLFILGVLRRSFQTLN from the exons ATGCAG ATAGTCTGGAGTTTAGACCAGGTGACCCTCCTGAATCCTCCAGACGAGCCTCTGCCAGACCATCTCTTGGACGTATTTTACTCCTGTGATGAACCTGCTACAGTACAGCTGGACTGTGTTGTATCTTTTGACACCGGCATCACTTCCACACTCCTGTTAAGACAGTGGAGCTGCGTCCCTGGTGGTCCTAAAATAAGGACTTTGGAGCTGAACCTGCCGGATTGGTTGGTGTATCAAGCTGATGGGATCGTTCCAGACTCCCAGTGGGTGCTGAGTTGTATGCTGCTGGCGTCCATCAGATACAGTGGATTTGATGACACTGAGAGGTCTGTCGCAGCTCGGGATGTGGCAACTTTGCAGCCTAAGCCTTTTTCTAATCGACCTGTGAAACAGCATCAGCTGTGCATGGCCTGGAGCACGCATATACTGAAATTAACCCAACAGATTTCAAAGAAACAGTGCCCTTTGGAGCAAG AAACAGTGCATCTGCTGTCGACAATATATGCTTCAACCGGAGAAAACTTTGGCATCACAAAGACACTGGACCCTTACAGCAGCAAGCCTCTGGACTATCTACGTGTTAAAGCCATCTCTTTTCCATG GTGTATGTTCTCCATGTGGATATTTGTAAACAGACACTGCCAGAGAAAAATGTGTGGTGTGTTTCATCACATAGACTCCCATAATAACTACGTCACGCCAACAATGTTCCTCAAAAACTCGG GCCAGCTGCACTTTCAGATGAATGGAGAGTCCGAAGAGTCGTCTGCATTTCTCTCTACATTCAAGGTGCCTTTAAGCGAGTGGTGCCAAATAAGTGTGACATTGCAAGGACGAGTG GCGACTGTCTCCATGATGTGTGTGGATGGGGAGAGGAGAACAGTTCATTCTACTGAGCATAT GTTTAGGCACACTCTTGTGCTGGATGACACAGAGGGATATTTTGTGATTGGAGGAGGGAAATACGTAACAGGCGTGGAAGGTTATTACGGACCAGTGGTTTACCACCGCAACAGAATATCACCTCACAGCACG tccGAGGCTGTTATTCCAGATGTTATCAGGACTGTGAACCTGACCGGATGGCTGCAGACCTGTCAGGCATTTCATCTCGAGCTGACTGTGAAAATCAGTGGCTATTCACTCAAGGCCAAACAGGGGACGGAGTCTG ACATCTGTTTCGATGCTTTTCACGAGTGGATGGTAAAGGACAGACTGCCATCAGAGTCGCAGTGTGGGCTGTGGGAGGCGACTGTGCCTCAGAGAAGACTGGCTGCAAAACTGGCCAAGATCGTGGCTCTCAGACATG GAGATATAAGAGTTAGCCTGGCAGCCGTGGGCAGAGCGCTGTACTCCTTATCACTTCACAAGCTGGGCAGGGCGAGCAGGACCGGAGTGGTCAGCAGAATATTACCACTGCTGCTGCAAGCTGGCTGCTTAGCTGATAACCGAGCTCTGCACACGGCGTCTGTGCTCTACAGCACTGGCCTAGGGGTCAAGAAACAGCCCAGTAAG GCTTGGCTCCTGGCCCTGCTGGCAGCCCAGAGGGATGATCGATTAGCACTTCTGCATCTTGGGCACCTGCATCACCGGGGTGTCCATGGCCACCCTGCAGACCCAGACCTGGCCTATGCATATTATTCAAACATTGCTAAACAAACAACTTTGGACCGCGTGAATCCAACACCACAGCAG aCATTTGTTGAGGCTGTTTACCTAAACAATGACGAGGAGCTGAATCTCCAGACCAATGAAGACCATCACATCTTCCAGTGGCTGAAACATCAGGCACGCAGGGGAGCCGCTGAAGCCGAG CAAACGATTGCCCGCATGCTGTTCTGGGGTCAGCAGGGAGTGTCTCCAGACATACAGATGGCTGTGAGACACTACGAAAGGGGAGCTGTCCACTTGGGAGACCCGGTGTCAATGTATGACTATGGCATAGTCCTTCTGCAG GGACATGGGGTTGAAAAGGACATTCCAAAAGCTGTCGAATTCCTGAAGAAAGCTATGGACCAG GGTTTTGTTCCTGCCATCAACGCCCTTGCCTGGTACTATGAGCAGTTTGAACAGGACTACAACAAGGCGGTGCAGCTGTGGGAGCAGGCTGATCTCCTCAAGTGTCCAGAAGCTGCTCTGAATCTTGGTGTCGTTCACTTGCTGGGTCTGTATCCAGGAAAAGCTGCTGACCAG TTTATGGCCTATCAGTACTACCTGAAGTCTGCAGAGAGAGGGCACATCAGGGGAGCAGTTCAGCTTGCTGACATCTGGACCACTGGGATACCCGGCCGTGTCAACAGACGCCCATCAGATGCCGTTTT GTGGGTAAAGTGGGCAGCTGAGCAGAACGGGTACCTGGGCAGCATCTTACGGAAAGCCTTGGATTCGTATCTCAAGAGTGACAT GTTCAGCTCGCTGTTATATTACATGATGGCTGCTGAGAGCGGATACGCAGCCGCCCAGTTCAATGTGGCGTATCTGTGTGAACAAAATACT TTAGGTTTTCTGGATCCTGCTTTTGCATCAAACTGTATGTGGAGATATTACAACCTGACAATCCAAAGTCAAAATCCTGACACATATG CCTTGATTAGGATGGGTGACCTGTTCTATGAAGGACACGGTGACAGGCAGAAGGacatgttttcagcagcagagaTGTACAAACAGGCAGCGCTGAGGAACGAGCCCCAG GGATGGTACAACCTTGGCCTCCTCGCTGAAGAGGGTTTCAGGCTACCGCTGTCAGTATTGGCTGAACTTGGCCATTCAGAGCTGTACCTGGCAAACAACAGTTTGCTTCTGAGTGCGTTGTACAAAAG GTGCAGAGACTCAGGAGATACAGATTCATACTTACCTTGCAGCCTTGCCCTCTTCAATGTGTATCTTCAGTCTTTGAAGAAGGACTATAGTGCTGCTATTATG TTCTCCACAGCTGCCGCCGTGGTTGCAGCTCCAACGATATTCCTATTCATCCTCGGTGTGCTCAGGAGATCCTTCCAGACGCTCAACTAG